The following proteins are co-located in the Plectropomus leopardus isolate mb unplaced genomic scaffold, YSFRI_Pleo_2.0 unplaced_scaffold26008, whole genome shotgun sequence genome:
- the LOC121966825 gene encoding pre-mRNA 3' end processing protein WDR33-like: NRLWQRDHRDFRAVQPDAGCYNDLVPPLGMLNNPMNAVTTKFVRTSTNKVKCPVFVIRWTPEGRRLVTGASSGEFTLWNGLTFNFETILQAHDSPVRAMTWSHNDMWMLTADHGGYVKYWQSNMNNVKMFQAHKEAIREARFIPNLPFSVVLLSAARRHAAAGRGRRLASRHPLLLLLWLIPDRCKCVLLQHCSDLLLMLFLMWLLSCLSLFCSIKSSTVYLHLVWAGPLGLIIIKIKQGSIKFSNQVNKEKLTLLV; the protein is encoded by the exons aatCGTCTGTGGCAGCGAGACCACCGAGACTTCAGAGCCGTGCAGCCCGACGCAGGATGTTACAACGAT ctggTTCCTCCGTTGGGCATGTTGAACAACCCGATGAACGCCGTCACCACAAAGTTCGTCCGAACCTCCACCAACAAAGTCAAGTGTCCTGTGTTTGTGATCAGG TGGACTCCTGAAGGTCGCCGGCTGGTCACCGGAGCCTCCAGTGGAGAGTTCACCCTGTGGAACGGACTCACCTTCAACTTTGAGACCATTCTGCAG GCCCACGACAGTCCGGTGCGAGCCATGACCTGGTCTCATAATGACATGTGGATGCTGACGGCGGACCATGGCGGCTACGTCAAGTACTGGCAGTCCAACATGAACAACGTCAAGATGTTCCAGGCTCACAAGGAGGCCATTAGAGAAGCCAGGTTTATACCCAATCTACCATTTTCTGTAGTCTTACTGTCAGCGGCGCGGCGCCACGCTGCGGCCGGGCGGGGGCGCCGGCTCGCCTCCCGCCAcccgttgttgttgttgttgtggttgatTCCTGACAGATGTAAGTGTGTGCTGTTGCAACACTGCAGTgatctgttgttgatgttgttccTGATGTGGCTGCTGAGCTGTTTATCTCTGTTCTGCTCAATAAAGTCATCAACCGTTTACCTCCACCTGGTCTGGGCAGGCCCGCTGGGACTAATCATAATAAAGATCAaacagggatcaataaagttttcaaATCAGGTCAATAAAGAGAAGCTCACACTGCTGGTCTGA